Genomic segment of Cyanobacterium stanieri LEGE 03274:
TCAATGGTTGAGATTTATCTACCATGGTTAGGTTTAAAGCCTTTTTTGACTCAATTTCTCCTCCAGGCCCTTGTCTGATTTGATTTTTATGTAGGTCTATTAATAGTTGATAATCTTCCATTATTTTAATACATTTTTTTTGATAATTTTAACTTTTTTGGTAGAGTCTTTATGCTCTAAATACTATCTTGATATTAGTTATTTTTTTAGTACATTTGAGTATATTGATCATTAATAATAAAACTCTGTTTAACATTATTCGTAATAGTAGTAATTATAAATAAAATAAGTGAAGTGAGAGAAATTCCCATAAAAAAACTTAAAACTAAGCCTTTAATAAATTGTTTTTTAGAAATATAATTACCGTTGAATTCTGCTGATAAGATACTATATTCAGGATAAATATTGATAATTTTTGCAAGAATTTCTTCAGAGTTTTGGAATCTATCATTAGGATTTTTGGCTAGACATTTGAGGATAATATTATTCAGTATTAAAGGAATTTTTTCACAATCAATTTGTTGATTAGGTGGAATAGGTAATTTAAGATTATGAACCCCTAACCAACCTTTAGTAACCAATAAATCATCATAGTCGGTAAACGGTTTATTTCCTGTGATAATTTCATAAAATATTAGACCTAAATTATAAATATCACTTCTCGCATCTAACTCTGTTACTCCGTAAATATGTTCAGGGGAAATATAATAAGGACTTGCAAAATAATCATTCATTTTAGTTAATCTTATAACACTCATACTATCGACTTTTCGGGCGATACCAAAATCAAGAATTTTGACAATATGTTTGTTATTAAGGGTAGGAATTAAAAAAATATTATCGGGCTTTAAATCTCGATGAATAACCCCCTGATTGTGAGCAATTCTTAATCCTGCTAAAATTTGAGTAATTATACAAAGAGATTCTTGGAGGGATATTTTTTGAGTTTTTATTAGGTAGTCACTTAGGGTTTCTCCTTGTAAATATTCCATCACAAAGAAGGGAATATCATAACTTTTGCCATGTTCTTTTAGTTGATAAATACCTTGGTCTAAAATATTAACAATGTTAGGATGATTTAAACTAGATAATAATTTAATTTCTCGTCTGAAACGGTCAATAATTTCTTGTTTATTATCAGCTTCTAGGCATTCTTTATCTAAGAATTTTACTACCACAAAATCATCTTCAATGGTTTCTGATTCATTAACACAAAGGTATATATTACCCATACCGCCTTTAGCAATGAATTTGACAATTAAATATTCTTCATTTTCGCCACATCTTTCACCGATAAAAGGATCCGTATTTTTTTTTCTTTTGTATGTATCGATGGTAATATCATCAATCATGGTAGAATCTTCGGCAGGTTCTATTTTAGTAATGAATGATTGATTTTCTATTGTTGTTTTGATCTCAATTTTTGTTTTTTCATCTGATTGAATATTTGTTTTTTGGTTATAATTTTCCGACATTTTTTATTTGCGAAATTGAGTGAATAAATCGATAAGGGCGATCGCACTTTGAGGGCGTTTATTATAATCAAACTGAGTCAAAAAATTAATAATTTCCACCAAAGAAGGGGAAATACCAGCGGTTTCCAAGCCAACAAAACGATTTAAAACAGGATTAAAAAACTTCGTGGGAGACTTACGAGTCAAAAGATAAATTAAAGTAGTACCCACCGCATAAAAATCCGACTGTATAAAAGATAAACCTTTTTTCTGTTCAGGGGAACTAAAACCAGCCGTTGCGATGCGAGTGCCTGGTTTTAGGGTAACTTCCTTTACCGCCCCAAAATCAATTAAAACAATTTCTTCGGGATTATGACGTAAAATCAGATTACTAGGCTTAATATCTCGATGAATTACAGGTTTAGGTAGATTATGTAAATAATCAAGAATTTTCGCTAATTGAAGCATCCAACCCACCGCTTCCCTTTCACTATGGGGATTCAACATTTGTAAACTCTCCCCATAAATCATCTCCATAATCAGAGAATAATAATTTTTAGAAGCAAAAAAATCATAAAATTGAGGAACACCATGATGACTAAGACTCTTTAAAACCCTAGCTTCTCGCTGAAAAAGTTCCCTTGCCTTTGCCATAGAAGATAAATCAGAATCAATCTCCTTTAACACACATAACTTTTCCATGGCATAGTTATAAACTAAATAGGTGGTACTCATGCCCCCCTCTGCCAAAACCCTTAAAACTTCGTAGCGATTACCACTTTCAGGATTTACAATAACTCCCTTTCCCTTGAGTAAATGACCATCAAGACGACAAAAATTAATACAAGGAGGATTTGGGCGACAACAATCAACCATCTTAAAAGGACTGTTTTAACTCGATTATAATCATATCTTACAATAAGC
This window contains:
- a CDS encoding serine/threonine-protein kinase, translating into MSENYNQKTNIQSDEKTKIEIKTTIENQSFITKIEPAEDSTMIDDITIDTYKRKKNTDPFIGERCGENEEYLIVKFIAKGGMGNIYLCVNESETIEDDFVVVKFLDKECLEADNKQEIIDRFRREIKLLSSLNHPNIVNILDQGIYQLKEHGKSYDIPFFVMEYLQGETLSDYLIKTQKISLQESLCIITQILAGLRIAHNQGVIHRDLKPDNIFLIPTLNNKHIVKILDFGIARKVDSMSVIRLTKMNDYFASPYYISPEHIYGVTELDARSDIYNLGLIFYEIITGNKPFTDYDDLLVTKGWLGVHNLKLPIPPNQQIDCEKIPLILNNIILKCLAKNPNDRFQNSEEILAKIINIYPEYSILSAEFNGNYISKKQFIKGLVLSFFMGISLTSLILFIITTITNNVKQSFIINDQYTQMY
- a CDS encoding serine/threonine protein kinase, which codes for MVDCCRPNPPCINFCRLDGHLLKGKGVIVNPESGNRYEVLRVLAEGGMSTTYLVYNYAMEKLCVLKEIDSDLSSMAKARELFQREARVLKSLSHHGVPQFYDFFASKNYYSLIMEMIYGESLQMLNPHSEREAVGWMLQLAKILDYLHNLPKPVIHRDIKPSNLILRHNPEEIVLIDFGAVKEVTLKPGTRIATAGFSSPEQKKGLSFIQSDFYAVGTTLIYLLTRKSPTKFFNPVLNRFVGLETAGISPSLVEIINFLTQFDYNKRPQSAIALIDLFTQFRK